A region of the Calditrichota bacterium genome:
CTGGTTGTACTTGCAGCGGGAGAGTTTCTCCACTATCGATGGCATCTTCCTTCTCGACGACATAGTAGGGCTCATTGGCGAGGAGGAGTTCCGTCGTTTCGCCTTGCCGCGCTTCAAAGAACTGTTCGCCGAGGATGTAGCCATCAGGTTCTTCCACAATGACGCGCCTTGCAGGGTTTCGGCCCCGTACCTGGCGGAAATCGGGGTCAACCTGTTCAACATGGGGTTCGACGTTTCCCTCCGCGAACTTCAGCGGCTCACTGGGGGCACGGTGACCTTGCTTGGCAACATCCCACCCAGGGACGTGCTGGCCAATGGCACGCCACAGCAGGTAATGCAGGCCACAGCCGAGCTTCTTGATGGCCTGGAGGACAAGAGCCGAGTGATCATCTCTTGTGGGGGGGGAATGCCGCCGGGAGTTAAGACTGAGAACATTCTTGCGCTTGTGCACACCATCGCGGCGCATTCGTGACCTCGTGCCCAGCCAGGTGTGCCGGGCCGGTGGGGCCCGGCTTCCTGCGTGGCCGCAAGGAAGGCTGGTTGCGGGCGGGGTCGTGGCGCATGGCGGGCTGATGCCGATTCGGCATTGCCGCCTGAAGCTGGAGAAAAAAAGACACACCGCGAATTTTTCTCTTGACTTTTTGAATCATTCTCCGTATGTTTTAATCGGTTCAAGGCTGGCCAAGAATGAGGGGTATTGCGAAGCCAGCGGCAGTGATCCGTGCACATCTCGTGAAACTGTGGTTGTCCATCCTAAAGGCGCAGACTACGGAAGCGAGAGATGGCAAAGGATAGCTCTTCTTCCCAAACCGCACCAATTTCCCGCAGCCGCTTCCCCTACCAGGACGCCACCTTGTCGGTGGACGAACGCGTCAGAGACCTTCTGGGACGGATGAGCCTCGAAGAGAAGGTAGCGCAGATGCTTTGCATCTGGAGTGCGAAGGCAAGTCATCTCTTCGACGAAAAGGGAAGCCTGAGCCTTGAACGGCTCCGGAAACACCTGAGGCATGGGATCGGACAGATCGCCAGGCTGAGCGATTCGCGCGGGGGGCTCACGCCCCAGGAGATGATGGAACTGTCCAATGCCATCCAGAAGTTCTTCGTGGAAGAGACCCGCCTGGGGATTCCCGTTGTGTTCCACGAAGAATGCCTGCATGGGCTGGCGGCCCGGCAAGCCACCAGCTACCCCCAGGCCATCGCCCTGGCCTCGACGTTCGATCCGGATTTGGTGCAAAAGGTCTTTGCGGCGGTGGCTGAGGACGTGCGGATGCGCGGAGCCCACCAGGTGTTGGCCCCCGTAGTGGACGTGGCGCGCGACCCCCGCTGGGGGCGGGTTGAAGAAACTTTTGGCGAGGACCCGTACTTGGTGGCCCAGATGGGGCTTGCGGTTGTGCGCGGCCTGCAAGGGGACGGTTCATTCGAGGACGGCCGGCACGTGATGGCCACGCTAAAACACTTTGCAGCGCACGGGCAGCCAGAGTCGGGTATCAACTGTGCGCCGGCGAACGTCTCCGAGAGACTTTTGCGGGATGTGTTCCTCTACCCATTCAGAGAGGTGGTACAAAAGGCCAAGGTGGCCAGCGTGATGGCCTCCTACAACGAGATTGACGGCGTTCCTTCCCATGCAAATAGATGGCTCTTGCGCGAGGTGCTGCGTGGCGAATGGGGATTCCAGGGATTTGTCGTCTCCGACTACTATGCCATCACTGAGTTGTACCGTCGC
Encoded here:
- a CDS encoding glycoside hydrolase family 3 protein, with the translated sequence MAKDSSSSQTAPISRSRFPYQDATLSVDERVRDLLGRMSLEEKVAQMLCIWSAKASHLFDEKGSLSLERLRKHLRHGIGQIARLSDSRGGLTPQEMMELSNAIQKFFVEETRLGIPVVFHEECLHGLAARQATSYPQAIALASTFDPDLVQKVFAAVAEDVRMRGAHQVLAPVVDVARDPRWGRVEETFGEDPYLVAQMGLAVVRGLQGDGSFEDGRHVMATLKHFAAHGQPESGINCAPANVSERLLRDVFLYPFREVVQKAKVASVMASYNEIDGVPSHANRWLLREVLRGEWGFQGFVVSDYYAITELYRRDEALSHFVAEDKKEAALLAALAGVNIELPDMDCYPFLVDLVKQGRLKEQVLDELVAQMLRYKFMMGLFDKPFVPVEPGRVELKLEADRELALQAAHEAIILLKNDGNLLPLQPKPGSTIAVIGPNADRVLLGGYSGTPKYCSTLLQGIREKMESRCKVVYSEGCKITVGGSWQEDVVRLPDPEEDRRSICEAVRVAREANVVVLALGGNEQTAREAWSKNHLGDRTSLDLVGRQNELAAA